One genomic region from Candidatus Borkfalkia ceftriaxoniphila encodes:
- a CDS encoding carbohydrate ABC transporter permease yields the protein MRSISENAFPAAEGEARETSRRSKMKKKIFITISYLVLAILSLFFLFPFIVMVCLSVLPDSEINLQVLISPSGTLNLGTYIRILTPGSDYMRYLMNTLQVALITTVGIPLVSSLCAYGFAKLDFKGKNAMFGIVLSTMMIPAVISIVPLYTIYAKLGWINTLYPMWVPSLFGGGATNIFLMRQFMRGIPNDMMKAAQLDGANSFVIYVRLMLPLCLPILLYVAVMSFMNAWNDFMTPFTYLDHGSKSVTLALGVYYDYGPASTELANVAMASGVIMTLPCAVLFFCFQRYLIDGVAVTGMKD from the coding sequence ATGCGATCGATTTCCGAAAACGCTTTCCCCGCTGCGGAAGGGGAGGCGCGCGAAACGAGTCGGCGAAGCAAAATGAAAAAGAAAATTTTCATAACAATTTCCTATCTCGTTCTCGCGATACTTTCGCTGTTTTTCCTTTTTCCCTTTATCGTGATGGTATGCCTGAGCGTACTTCCCGACAGCGAGATCAATCTGCAGGTGCTCATATCCCCGTCGGGAACGCTGAATCTGGGCACGTATATCCGTATCCTGACGCCCGGCTCCGACTATATGCGCTATCTGATGAATACGCTGCAAGTCGCCCTCATCACGACGGTCGGCATACCGCTCGTTTCGTCGTTATGCGCTTACGGGTTTGCAAAGTTGGACTTCAAGGGTAAAAACGCGATGTTCGGCATCGTGCTTTCCACGATGATGATCCCCGCGGTCATCAGTATCGTGCCCCTTTATACCATCTATGCCAAACTGGGGTGGATCAACACGCTGTATCCCATGTGGGTGCCTTCGCTGTTCGGCGGCGGCGCCACCAATATCTTTTTGATGCGGCAGTTTATGCGCGGGATCCCCAACGACATGATGAAAGCCGCGCAGTTGGACGGCGCGAATTCTTTTGTGATCTACGTGCGGCTCATGCTGCCGTTATGTCTTCCGATCCTGCTGTACGTGGCCGTCATGTCCTTTATGAATGCATGGAACGATTTCATGACGCCGTTCACCTATCTCGACCACGGCTCAAAAAGCGTTACGCTCGCCCTCGGCGTCTACTACGATTACGGGCCTGCGAGCACCGAACTTGCGAACGTGGCGATGGCGTCGGGTGTGATCATGACGCTGCCCTGCGCGGTGCTGTTCTTCTGTTTCCAGCGCTATCTCATTGACGGCGTCGCCGTAACGGGCATGAAAGACTGA
- a CDS encoding carbohydrate ABC transporter permease, whose product MKSLTERDKRKIVQNVVGYLYIAPVLLGILFFTFTPVFYAFITSFFETELKPFSLTDWGTFVGFKNYYQNFTNYYYRSQFFTSLGVTFLYAVTYIPLSLILSFLLALLLNQKLSGMRFFRVLYYLPVLIPAVCSGMLWNRITDPDWGIINSMLQNVGLGGWQWFEAKETSMASFIFINLFTLGGSMILWLAQLKNVPVSLYESARLDGAGKLRRLVSITIPICSPMILYNVIMSIIGVMQTYAQVITLTGSSGAGKSLFFYVMNIYDNRVQNFGYACALSFILFALIGGLTAVVMKTSKWVYYTEEG is encoded by the coding sequence ATGAAATCATTGACGGAGCGCGACAAACGCAAGATCGTGCAGAACGTGGTCGGTTATCTTTATATCGCCCCCGTTCTGCTGGGCATTCTGTTCTTTACATTCACGCCCGTATTTTATGCGTTTATCACCAGTTTTTTTGAAACGGAGTTAAAGCCCTTTTCGCTTACCGACTGGGGCACGTTCGTTGGCTTTAAAAACTACTATCAGAATTTTACCAACTATTATTACCGCTCACAGTTTTTCACCTCGCTCGGCGTTACTTTTCTCTATGCGGTCACGTACATACCGCTGTCGCTGATCCTGTCCTTTCTTTTAGCGCTCCTTTTAAACCAAAAACTGTCGGGCATGCGTTTTTTTCGGGTGCTGTATTATCTGCCCGTACTCATTCCCGCGGTGTGCAGCGGTATGTTGTGGAACCGCATCACCGATCCCGATTGGGGCATCATCAACTCCATGCTGCAAAATGTGGGATTGGGAGGCTGGCAGTGGTTCGAAGCAAAAGAAACGAGCATGGCGTCCTTTATCTTCATCAACCTGTTCACGCTGGGCGGAAGTATGATCCTGTGGCTCGCGCAACTCAAAAACGTGCCCGTTTCCCTCTACGAAAGCGCAAGGCTCGACGGCGCGGGAAAACTGCGCCGGTTGGTTTCCATCACGATTCCCATTTGTTCGCCGATGATCCTGTACAACGTTATCATGAGCATTATCGGCGTCATGCAGACGTATGCGCAGGTGATCACGCTTACAGGTTCATCGGGCGCGGGAAAGAGTTTGTTTTTCTACGTGATGAATATTTACGACAATCGCGTGCAGAACTTCGGCTATGCGTGCGCATTGAGTTTTATCTTGTTTGCTCTCATCGGCGGATTGACCGCCGTCGTCATGAAAACGAGCAAATGGGTCTACTACACGGAGGAGGGCTGA